The following nucleotide sequence is from Acetivibrio cellulolyticus CD2.
ATATTTGCCTCACAAAGATTGTTTGAGATGGGAAGTCTTCCGTCTTCTAGAAATGTTTCGAGATACTTTTTCTGATTCTTAGCATAATTTAGAGCTTTTGTCAGGTTCTCATTTGTAGTAGAAATTGCAGAGGTCTCTTCAACCCATGACCAAAAGGCATCAAGAATGGCGCGTGACGCCTCCTGACGCTTCTCTTTCTTTTCGTCATATGACAGTTCCTTTATCTCATCTTCCACTTTGAAGAGAAGATTGATGAATTCCCTTCCTTCAGCTCCTTTGGAACCCGAGATCTCTTTTCCTTTATTGTCCAGCGGAATACTTTCTATGAAATAGCGTCGACAATGAGCCCAACAAAGATTTCTTTTAATGTTCTCCGCTTTCTCATAAGCACTATACGCATCCGTGGTTAGATATCCATGAAACCCTTGTAATAGTTGCTTTGCAACATCACCGCTTCGGCTTCTGGAATAGTGGAAGAAAGCTGCCTTGATCTCTTCACAAGCTGCACTTCGCATGACCCACATGAAAGAATCACTGCTAGCTTGTTTGCCTTCTTCCTTATTACACTGGATTCTTGTTTCATCCATGTGAAGGACTTCGCATTTNNNNNNNNNNNNNNNNNNNNNNNNNNNNNNNNNNNNNNNNNNNNNNNNNNNNNNNNNNNNNNNNNNNNNNNNNNNNNNNNNNNNNNNNNNNNNNNNNNNNGACGGGCTCTTGGGCCATTGAAACTTCATTCCTTCCAAAAGCTTCTTGCTGGCAAGGATAAACCCATTTTTATCATATCTCAAGACTTTAATAGCTGTTTTTCTTTTATTGCAGAAGATGAAAGCGCAGCTGTCTGAAAATGGATCGAGTTTAAACTGTAGATTCACAATCGCCACCAATCCATCAATCTGCTTCCGAAAATCTGTGGAATTACAGGCTATGTAGATATGTTCAGCTCCCTGGGTAAATCCGCCTAACATATTGAACGCAGTGTTTTTAACACTGTTGCTAGCAACTGAAGATCAGTCTTTTCGTGTATATCCAATACAAAATTGTCATACCGTATTGTGATGGAAGCAGAACCCGGATGCCTTATCACTTCTTCTGGAATTTTCATTTCTGCCCAGCATATATCTGTTGCTGAGTTCTTTTGCTTATTGAGTCTTGTAAGCCAATATTTGTAGGTTGACAATTTTATATTATTTTTTTCACACCATTGCCTAGCAGATAAGCCACTGGCTTTACAATCTAAAATTGTCTGCTTCCATATTGTCTCGGATTTTCTTTGTGCCATTTTAAAATGCCTCCTGACTTCATGAGTTTTATATCAGAAAGCATAACAGAAGTAGTTGTTAATTACACTACGGTATGTTTTGAAGCACTTACCAAAACTCTATTAGTATGAAATTTGAGTTATTTATCTTAGCTATATTTTACAATCCATCTATTTCACAGCAGCTTCAAAGTTGTTTCAATCTTGTAACAATCGCTTTGGAGAGTTGCCCCAGATTAAAACCTCACTTATACAGGTGTCATTATATTTATTTCCCCTGTATACATCAAGTATCTCAAGCCTTATCTTCCTTGCAAGTCGTATCTCATTATCTTTAACATCTTCTAAATCATTGTGATGAAAAATCAAATCCACCGATTCTAAATAGTTGCTTTTATAATAAGTTTTATCATCAAGATTGACTATTTTTTCAAGCTTTGTACCTTCTTTAAGTTCTCCTGTATCAGTGTTTTTAATTACAGTTTCCACCTCAACTTTTAGCTTTTTAACCCTATTATTTGCATAATAAACGTACTGATTTTTTCTATATCCATTTGCTATTCCTATCATATTCAGTGAAACATTATCAAGTTCAAATTCAATACTCTGGCCCATTCCCCAATCAGGTGCACCTTCTCCCCAGGCAGTATCTAATTTTCCATCCGTCAGATTAACTACATTATAGCCAACTAAAGAAGTAGAAGCACTCACACTTGTAAATACTTTTTTCTTATAATCAGTGTTACTTACTAGAGTATTATTTGATAAACTCTCTTCAACTGATAAATCTTCAGGAGTAATATTAAAATCCACCTGATTTGAACCTTCTAAACTCACATAATATATTTTGTTCTCCATCTTTTCTTCTTCAAAAAGTGCTTCAAATATGAATCCTTTATTCTGGGCCCACCTGATTTTACAGACTCTACCCATATTTGTTATTATCTTTTTGTTCTCCCTAGTGCCTAAATTTATATTCCATATGGCATTATCATTGAAATACGTCAGATACTTACTATCGGAAGACCATGCATATACGGGTTCTGGTGACGATATTTTAAGTTCTGATACTGTATAGAGGGGCATAAAATCTTCACCTAATAAATCTACTTTAATAACATAGTTTGTTTGATCAACCTTAAGGCTATATGCTATATACTTTTTATCAGGAGAAATTTCAAAGCTGTATCCATTTACAATTTTCCTTTCGGAAAAACATATTTTTTCTAGGGTATCATTCTTAATTTCCTTCAGAATAATATTGTCACCTTCAGCATACAAAATTGTCGATTTGTCGTAAAACTGAATGTTCTGTGTCTTGCAGAAGTCTCCTCCTGACGTATTCAAAACAGAGTATTGTTTACTATCAAGAGAATATTTTTCTTGGCCTTCCTTATCGAAAATAAATATTTTATCATTCTTGCCATTCCAACCTGTTGCTAATAAAGATTCACCATCTGATGACCATCTTATTTCTGTTCCTTGTATTATACTTCCAAAGGTTTTGAATGCCGGCTCTTTTATCTCTCCTTCTTCAAGATTCACAAGGAAAAGAAGTTGTTTTTGGGTACATACTCCACTAAAAGGCAAAACGGCTACTCTTTCCCCATCAGGAGAGAACTTGGCTATATACTCAACAATGCCATCTTCTGACCATATCTTGCTGCAAAATCCATCTGTCAAATTCATCACATACAACTCTTTTACAGAATCAGATTTAGCAGTACCTTCACTATAAAAGAGTAATTTTTCACCATCCGAAGACACATCACATACAGAACCTTTTTGCACAAAAGTCATACCTTCTATTCCAATATCATTAACCTTTGGTTTTGGTATTATTTTCACCTGGTTCTC
It contains:
- the tnpC gene encoding IS66 family transposase, with the protein product KCEVLHMDETRIQCNKEEGKQASSDSFMWVMRSAACEEIKAAFFHYSRSRSGDVAKQLLQGFHGYLTTDAYSAYEKAENIKRNLCWAHCRRYFIESIPLDNKGKEISGSKGAEGREFINLLFKVEDEIKELSYDEKKEKRQEASRAILDAFWSWVEETSAISTTNENLTKALNYAKNQKKYLETFLEDGRLPISNNLCEANIKPYAVARRAWLFADTPRGATANAILYTLVESAKANILDVYEYLKYILEAMPNTDFKNHPELLDKYLPWSKDLPEECRLNHKHKKCFKK
- the tnpB gene encoding IS66 family insertion sequence element accessory protein TnpB (TnpB, as the term is used for proteins encoded by IS66 family insertion elements, is considered an accessory protein, since TnpC, encoded by a neighboring gene, is a DDE family transposase.), which translates into the protein MLGGFTQGAEHIYIACNSTDFRKQIDGLVAIVNLQFKLDPFSDSCAFIFCNKRKTAIKVLRYDKNGFILASKKLLEGMKFQWPKSPS
- the tnpA gene encoding IS66 family insertion sequence element accessory protein TnpA; this encodes MAQRKSETIWKQTILDCKASGLSARQWCEKNNIKLSTYKYWLTRLNKQKNSATDICWAEMKIPEEVIRHPGSASITIRYDNFVLDIHEKTDLQLLATVLKTLRSIC
- a CDS encoding NADase-type glycan-binding domain-containing protein, whose translation is MKKTIKRILHIILFFTLFVGVISFTGCSLWSSENQVKIIPKPKVNDIGIEGMTFVQKGSVCDVSSDGEKLLFYSEGTAKSDSVKELYVMNLTDGFCSKIWSEDGIVEYIAKFSPDGERVAVLPFSGVCTQKQLLFLVNLEEGEIKEPAFKTFGSIIQGTEIRWSSDGESLLATGWNGKNDKIFIFDKEGQEKYSLDSKQYSVLNTSGGDFCKTQNIQFYDKSTILYAEGDNIILKEIKNDTLEKICFSERKIVNGYSFEISPDKKYIAYSLKVDQTNYVIKVDLLGEDFMPLYTVSELKISSPEPVYAWSSDSKYLTYFNDNAIWNINLGTRENKKIITNMGRVCKIRWAQNKGFIFEALFEEEKMENKIYYVSLEGSNQVDFNITPEDLSVEESLSNNTLVSNTDYKKKVFTSVSASTSLVGYNVVNLTDGKLDTAWGEGAPDWGMGQSIEFELDNVSLNMIGIANGYRKNQYVYYANNRVKKLKVEVETVIKNTDTGELKEGTKLEKIVNLDDKTYYKSNYLESVDLIFHHNDLEDVKDNEIRLARKIRLEILDVYRGNKYNDTCISEVLIWGNSPKRLLQD